In Phocoena phocoena chromosome 3, mPhoPho1.1, whole genome shotgun sequence, the DNA window AAACATAGGTAATACCGGTCCCGACCCCAGAGGGCCACAGTGGGAACAGGGCCCGCTTCGGGGGCGTGTGACCCAGGACCTTGCCCAGGCCTGGCGCTGGGGCGGTGGCGGTGGTGCTCTGCTCAGTTGAATGCTCTGCGGTCTCCAACTTGAAGTTCTTAatgctttttgaacaaggggtCCTGCGTTTTCACGTTtcactgggccctgcaaattgtGTGGCTGGTGCTGTGTAAGTGGAAACAGGTAAATGCCACCAGATACCCTGTAAATCAGTTTATTTACCTTTCAAAGCTTAAGTCTCTGTTGCTCAATTTGATTTCTTCTCATTAGCTGTAAAAAATAGTTCCAAAGTCAAGGTTATAACCCAATTGCCAAAAACTACACATGCCAAAGTGAAGCTCGCTCTGGATAAATCacttctctctgggtctcagtttccccatctcctcccttGTGCTTGTGGGTTGGGGCATAGGGGTCCTTGGCCTGAATTTTTTAGGGCAAACAGATTTTATACAGACCAGGGCTTTGAACAGCTTATAATTTGcccttcttgggacttccctggtggtccagtggttaaggctcgtGCTTCCAATGCGgcgggtgcgggtttgatccctggttggggaactaagatcccacatgctgcacagtgtggccaaaataataataataataattccctaAGTTTAGCtgcctggcaaactcctactTGAACTTCAAAGCCCCAGATTCAACACTCCCTCAACCCCTCCTTCCATGATGCCCTAGGCAGACACTGTACTCCTCCCTGGGCTCTAGGCTTGATCTTGCAGATGGAAGTGTCTGGTCCTGGCCCTATTTCCCCTAGCCTGGGGGCTTTTGAGGGCGGGGTTGAGAACTGAGTCCTCTCTGGGGCCCCGGATTTGTCTCCAGGCACGTAGCAGCATCCATAAGAATTCACTGAATAGATAAGCAAGTGGAGAGGTGATCTCTAAATTCAAGGGGTACAGGAGGCCTctggctggtggtgaggtgggTCCAGGGATATGGTGGTGTCTTCATTCCTGCACATCCTgctggggaggggatggtgcCTCCTGCCCTGGCTCCGCCTGAACCACCAGACCCACCCCGTGGTGGGCCCAGTGGGCTCTAGTCGCAGGAACACAGCTTGTCTGTGCCAGGGCTGAGTCCCACCCTGTTCCTGGCAGTAAGGCAAATCCCAGCAACATCTGCATCAGGCCCCTAGAAGCCCTAacagggagggagccaggagggGAGCCACCCAGACCCCGTGGCCCTGCCTGAGAGGATCCTGCTTTTTCTCCTGGTGGCCCCTGGGGCTTATCAGACCCCTTGTGTCAGGCTCcccactggggtggggggtggtcccAGGACTCCTATTCTGGGGTGGAGACAGATTCATGAGCAGACTACTTTCGGTGGGGAGGCAATAAAGGGAGGGGGCATGACTGGGGGACCCAGGGCCCTTCCAGATGGTTTCGAGGCCAAGATCTGGGTTGTCCAAGAGCCCCAATGGCTGACAGGTCAGGGTCGGAGTGCACCAGGGGAGGGCACAGCCGTGCAAAGGCCTGCAGGTGGGGGTGATTCCTCAtgctacagaggaggaaactgaggctcgcgAGGGTAGCCAGTAACAGTCAGGAcgggattcaaatccaggaccCATGTAGTCCGAGCCTCTCCCTAAGGCGGAAGGGCCTCAAGGGGCTCAGGGGCCGTCGCGAGATGGCCCCGCCCACGGCCCCGCCCACCAGAGGCTCCGCCCCACGGCATGACCGGAAGTGCGCGGGGCCCCCAAGATGGCGCCCGAAACCCGGAAGTGAGCGCTGCCGCGGCGAAGCTCGGAGGAACGGAGGCGCCGCGGGCTCCGCGCCCGGCCGGACCCGGGTCCGAGGTGAGGCGCGCCCGGCCCCACCCCCCGGCCCGTCCCCGCCGTCCCCGCCCGGCTGAGCCGCGCTCCCCGGCCTGCGCGGGCCCTGGCACCTCACGGCCGCCAGCGCCCCGGGCCGGGGGTTCCGGGGTTCCGGGGCAGCGGGCGCGGGGAGCGCGGTGGCGTGTCCCCGCCCTCCTGGGCGACCCCCGACAACGTCCTCCGCCGCGATCCTGCGACCGCGTCGTCCGTCGTGAACTCTCTCTAACCGCGTCCTCTTCGGCGACCCTCGACCTTGCGCTGCTCCGTGACCCCCGCCCGACACTCGCCTTGGCGTGAACCCTGAACCCAGGCGACTCCCCAGCCTTTTCCTCTCACCCTCCTCGGCGATTCCCTGACCCCTCCCGTCTTGGTGATCCCCGGACTTTACTTTGGTGACCCTTGACCCCGCACTTCTCTGTGACTCTCCTGCAGTTGGTGACCCCCTCCCGACTGCTCCTCCGTCATTCCCCGACCCCTCTCTTCTTGTGACTCTCCAGCTCCATTACCTTAGCCCCCCTTTTCTGGGTGACCCCTGACCCCAGGCTGCTTGCAGATTCCTGCTCTTCCTCCTCAGTGTCCCCTCTCCCAGGACCCCTCCTGTCCTGGCTTCTCCACCCTGGGGCTGTTGTTCCCTGTGTTTCCACGGGTGGGATCCTGTGGCCTTGGGATGGGGGCCTTGCTGGTATTAGCTGAGCTGGCAGAGCGTGTTGGGTGGGAGTGTCTTCTGGAGCTGGCACTGGAAACAGCCCCCAAGGATGTGCCGGGAGAGGTGGTGGGCAGAGGGCTGTCGGGGCTTGGAGTGGGTGGAGGAGCAGCCTGTGACGGTGGATGGGGACAGTGAGGCCCCTTCCCAGCACCCCAGCACTGGCCGGGAGAGGCCGGGTTGGGGGAGCAGAGGCGTggacagccaggcaggagtgtctcATAGCATCGTGTTGTTAACgtcctggaaaaggaaaaagaaccgAGCGTGTGAAGTGTGTCTGACCCCCCTCGGCTTCTGCTTCCCAGAATGCGCCTCGGTCCCTCCTGCCCTGGACATCCTTTCTGCCTGTCCACTGCCTGGCCCGGCCAGGTTTGTTGCCATCTGTTTGCACGAGGGGCAGGCCTGGATGTGGCCTGGGATGGAGCTTGCTGGCAGtcgcggggtgggggtggcggggtGCGAGTGAGTGTTCCACGTGTGGCGAGGGGGCTGGTGTCGGACGGACTttaggtgggaacctgcctaccTGCTGCCGGGCCAGGTGATCCAGCCCCGAGCCCACCATGGTGGGTCTGTCCCTGTACGAAAGGTTTGAGGGATCTGGGGCTGGTACCCAGGGGCTGGAGAGCCCGGAGGGAAGAAAGGGCCACCTGTCAGAGGCGTGAGACTCCAGACAAGTCAGTGGATGTGAGGCCTGCCCTTCCTCCAGGCTGGGCGGCCAGGGCTGGACCTGACCCTGTGTTTCCCgtccctgccctgggcccttCGTGCTTGGCTGTGTGGGGAGCTCTGCCCTCAGGGACCCTTGTgaacagaggagaagctgcgggcTCCTGTCCTTGGGGCTGAGACCTGGGGCTCTTGGGCAGTGTGGAGAAGCCACCATCAGCCCAACTGCACCTTTTCTTCCAAGCGCCCTGGATTTTCCCAGGGGAGTCCCCACAGATGGGTAATGGCTGTTCAGGGCTGTCTGCTTGGACCCTGGGTGGGTGGTCTGGGGAAGGGTGGTCCTGGGACACCCCAGGGCCGGGGAGATTCAGGCAGACACCTGACAGACCCTGGGGAGCCTGGCGAGTGTGAGACAGTGTCCCCAGGGACAGCCAatggggacccaggggaaggcTCTCTGGGATTTTGGAGGGCTGGAGGGCCCTTTGTTTAACTCTGTGAGATGTCTACTCACACCTGCCTGGAGCCGGACccaccctgtgtgtgtgtgtgtgtgtgtgtgtgtgtgtgtgcgtgcgcgcgcgcaggacacgtgcacgcacacattGGGGAGATGTTTACACTTTGGCGGCAGGATGGTGGGCCCCGGGGCCCAGATGAGGGGCCTGATTTCCAGGGGAGCCTCGTGGCACAGCACAGAAGAGGCAGTTGGCTTTGAAGTCCAGGTGGGGTGGGCCTCAGGTATGCAGCCCAGGGCCAGTGCTCTCCGGCTGCCTGACCACCTCgacctgggtggggtgggggaacgGAGCTGGCCCCCACTGGGAACATGACCAGCCCAGCTGGCCCAGCTTGGTTCTAGCAAAGTCTCAGACACCCCTCCAGCAGGGGCCGGGCCGGAAACGCTGACCCAGCACAGGGCTCTGGCCACGTGAACAGCTGGGCTGGGAATAAAGAGGCAACTGTGCCCAGTCCCCAGAGGCCGCCTCCCTCCCAGGACGGCCTCCACCCTTGAGGCTTTTACAGAGGCTGCCGGGGGCGGGGATCTGCTTGTTCTCCGTGCAGGGGGGTCTTGTCATCAAAAAGAGGCATCTGGAGGCTGACACACAGAGTGGGGAGACAGGCCCCCAGGGTGTCAGCACAGTTCCAgggggtgcgtgtgtgtctgtgcgcgTGTGCGAGTGCATGTGTGCAGATCCGTGTGCAGCAGTGCACACACATGCCAGAGTGTGCATGCGTCACGTGTGAGTGCCACGTGCACACGTGTGCATGCGTGTTGCACtgtgcatacgtgtgtgtgtgtgtgtgtcttgagtATGTGCGATCCGTCAGTGGGCAGGCTTGGAGCATCTCCAGCCACTTTTCCACAGCCAAGGGCCGTGTGTTCAGATGCGGGGAGGGCTGGTTACGGAAGGCTGCCTGGAGTAGCCGAGAGCGAGGTCACTCAGGCCCGGTCCAGGCCTGGCCAGCCCTGCTCACCCACCATCTCCCCATCTGCCCAGCTTGGGTGCGGCCTGGTGTCCGTGGGCCCCCTCTCCCCTGAGTGGAACCCCAGTCCCTGTCCCTTGGAACTACCCTCTCCTCTGCTGCTGGCAGGTCAGTCCCACATGGGTGACctgagctgggctggggaggaCAGCAAACTTCCTTCATCTTCCTGCCATGGTGACAGCCACCAGCTTCCTCACTGGGAGGTGGGGCCGCCCTGCCCTCAGGCAGGTGACTCAGGTGAGGGCGATTTCTGAGGCTCTGGGCTTGCCAgccccctggggtggggggcagagctaAGGACTGTCGTTTATGTACAGCGACAGGGACTGACTTTGAGAACAAGATGCACAGTGAGAGAAGCcacacacagaaggacacacagtgtgtgattccaTTGGTGGCAAACATCCAATCCAGAGAGACAGggttagtggttgtcaggggctggggaggggtgggggtgactGCTGATGGGagtgaggtttctttttggggtgacgGAATGTTCTGAAACTAGATGGAGGTGGTGGTTGCAGAAGTCTAGATGTACTAAaggccactgaattgttcactttaaattgGTGAAGGTATGGCGTATGAATCGCGTCTCCATAAAACaaagaagtgttaaaaaaaaagagagatagcaGGGCCTGAGTGAGCCTTCAGATGCCCAGTGCTGCGGCCTGGGGTGAGCGGGCGTCAGCCGGCCCAGAGCGTGGAGGTCTGTCTTCTCCCAGCCCCACAAAGAGGGCAGGGGAGGTGCCATCTGCCCATCTTATGGTGGGTGAACGAGGCTCCCCTGGGAGCCCccaagccccagctctgccctgacTGCCACCGGCAGGAAGCGGTCTTGCGGGGACGTGGGCTCTGGTGTCTGGGCCTTGGTGCCTGGGCCTTGGTGCCTGGGCTGTGGTGGGAGGCCTGGGAGCCCCTCTCTGAAGCCTGGCCCTGTAGGAGGTGGCAGGCCCTCCTGTAGGTTCCCCTGATTGGCAAGGACACCCCCCCCACCCTGCATTCACCCGTTAGGTGACTTGTCCCCTCCCGGGTCGGCTCGGCGCTCCCCCCCGTGCAGCCCACGGGGCAGAAAGGGTGTCCCCCCGCACGGCAGGCAGggacaccaccagggaaggcatTGAACTTGGCCCCGCTGTGtgccagggggcggggggggggggcgggagtgGGGGCAGCGGTCACCCCGCACCTCCCTGGGTCCTCAGGCACCCGCTCCCTCCAGGCAGGCGACCGCCCCGCCTTCCCCGCTGGCGCCTTCCCCCGCTGGCCTGGCCCCCCGGCTGCGCCCTCTCTCTGCGGGCAGGTACCTCCCTCTGGGTTGGCCTCCGTCCCCATTGCAGCCAGTCCCCAAGTGAAACCGAAAGAGGTCTCGCCGGCCTCGCTGCCAGGTCCGCAGCTGGCGCGGGAGCCAGGCCACATTCCGGAAGGCCGGCGCCTGGCATTTCCCGGGAGCCGGGGTGGGAGTTGCAGCCCCCGGGTCAGAGGCTGACACAGGAAGCGGGATGGAGGAGGACGGGAGGAGGGAACGTCCTGGGGCTGCTGGCGCAGTGAGCCTGTATGGCTGTGACTCATCGCCGGATGAAGATGGGGTGAGAATCCTGCGTGGAGTTGGCCGGGACGCGCCAGGAGCGGGTGTCCCCCAGCACCTGAGGTACGTGAGGAAAGGCTAGCGCAGGAGCTGGGGCAGTGGTGGGGGCAGGGCGAGCCTGAGGGATTGGCCCCTCAGCCCTCAGCCCTCACCTCTCGCGGACCGGACGTCGCAGCCCTGCGGCGTTGGGGGGCTCGGAGCTCGGCAGGGGCCGCCAGCAGAGCCGCTCAGAGTGTCTGCAAAGCTCTGCGTGGCCTGCACGGCTTGGGGGCGGGGCTCGGCCCTGGAAGCTTCACGGTGGGGGCATGAgaccctccccaccacccactcCTTGGCCGGCCATGGTGCCACAGGGCGTGGGGGCCCTCTGGTGTTGCCTGGGGTACGTCCGCGGGCCGGGGCATTTGGGGGCAGTTCCGTGAGATTCAGGCCCTCCAGAGGCCCAGCCACCGTCCTGGGCGCCGGGCTCAGGGTAAGTGAGCCTGCAGGTGGGCGTCGGGTGGCGCTCAGGAGGACCCTGGGTTGGGGGGGAGCTGGGTTGTAACTGGAGAGTCTGGCAGCTCTGCCCCCAGCACCGTGGGCACCAGGAGGAAGGCATCCCATGCTGGGACTGCACCCCAAAATCCAGACCTGCCACTCGCCTTGCAAAACCAGCCCATCTGGAAGCCCCGGGCCGCATCCCTGCGCAGAGGAGGCCCCGCAGCCCCTTTGTGGCCCTGAGGAGGTTCCCTGGCGGCGTCACCACCTCCAACACCTGTGGGGTGGTACCATGCACAGGGTCAGGCCAGTGCCAACCAGGCTGCCTGTCCACTCGTGGGCTGTGTCCTAGCTGGGTTCAGGAGTCTGCTCAGTAACGGCCCCAGAGATGCCCCGGTCCTGGCCCCGGGACCTGCGGACGTGTCACCCCACACACAAAGGCACTTTGCTGGTGGGATTAAATTAGGGGCCCTGAGATGGGGAGGACCCTGGATTCCCCGGGGGGGCCCAGTGTCATCACACAGTCCTTATAAGCAGAGGACTTTCTCCATGGAGGCTGAAGGGGACTGAGTCGGAGCTCAAGGGGCCTCCATATGCTGCTGCTGAAGCTGGGCTGCAGCCCCACCTTGCCGACAGGATCAGCACCAAGCCGGCCCTCCGGAGACCCAGAGGCGAGGGCCAGCGAGCTCGCCTGGGCTTGTGACCTGCAGGCCTGGGAGAGGGCCTGAGTTTGTGGTCCTTCATCTCGACAGGAGAAAGGGACATAGGCTCCATCTGCTGTGATTTGGGGGCGGGTGCCCTTTGGCTTGGGCAAAGGTCTCTTAGGATGTTCTTGGCACCAGGCTGGACCTAAGGAGCCCAAGGAGGGTACTGACAGGTCTGACCACTCACCTGGGACTAGTGCGACTTGGCTGTGAGCAGCACCAGCCACTGTCTCGCTCCAGACTCTCTGAGGAGCTGGGTAGAGAGACCTGGCATGCCAGCTGGCCTGAGACACTCCTGTCATCAAGCAGCAGGCAACAGGAGGGACAAACCCTTCTCCCCACAGAGCTTGGACAGACTGGGGCACATCAGTGTCAAAGGACTAGGAAGTTGGGCCTGCTGAGATTTGGCTTTAACATCCACTCAGGGGAAGAAGACCTGGGGGTCAGAGGAGACCACAAGCTCAGTGTGTCtaaagccttttattttattttaattattttttatttttggctgtgttgggtcttccgttgctgtgtgcgggctttctctagttgcggcgcgcgggcttctcattgcagtggcttctcttgcggagcacgggctctaggcgtacgggcttcagtaattgtggctcgcgggctctagagcacaggctcagtagttgtggcgcatgggcttagctgctccgtggcatgtggtatcttcccagaccagggatcgaacccgtgttccctgcgttggcaggtggattcccaaccactgtgccaccagggaagttcttctaaagcctttttttttttttttttgcggtatgcgggcctctcactgttgtggcctctcccgtcgcagagcacaggctccggacgcgcagggtcagcggccatggctcacgggcccagccgctccgtggcatgtgggatcttcccggaccggggcgtgaacctgtgtcccctgattcccaaccactgcgccaccagggaagccccctctaaaGCCTTTTAAAGACCACGAGTAATCACAGGCCCTGAGCACGCGCTTCCCAGTGGAGGAAGCCTGCGTGAAGATGCCCTGCCGCCGTGGGCAGCCGCTCCACACATGTCCACGTGGACGTAGGTTGGAAGGTCCGCCAGCAGCAAGGGTGGGCCAGTAGGTACCACAGCTGGAGCTTCATCCTGTGGGCTCTCCCCTGGTAAGGCTGGACCACACCTGGGAGTGGGGACCAGGGGTCGGGGCCCCAAGACCCAGGCACAGTATCCCCAGCTGTGACTAAGGAAGCTCCCGGTCTTCAGCCCCATTCCCCACTTGGCCCTCGGGTGGATACAAAGGGCTACGTGCCTCCAAGCTGTGCCCTCAGGGCTGGCGGGGGCACTGACTGTCCTTCTGAGGGCTGTAAGGCAACGACAGGTCCTTATAGATTTGGGGCGGCCGCTCTGGGTGTGTGAGTTGCTTTGTGAAGCACCCGCCCTGCCGTGGGCCATCAGAGCACCCCAGGCTGGCTCGTCTGTGCCCACACGCGGATGGGTCTGTGGGCACGGACACAGCCAGTGCAGGTGAGCCCGGGTTGGTGCCTCTGGGACTCAGCCTGAGGGTCTCCTTTTCTGCATAAACATTTAGCAAATATCGCTCTGTCACCTGGATCTGGGGTCGGTTCTGCATCCCGGGGTGCAGTTTCTCCTAATGGCCGGCCTTGCCCTCCTGGCCTCTGGTCTGTCTGAGATGCGTGGGGGGAGCCCTGACACCCGCCACCTGCTTTTCTGGCCGGGGCCTGTCCTCAGGCACGTGCCTGCCCCCGTGGTGGCTCCTGGGGTAGCGGCACCGTCCCTGGGTTGGCGTCCGGGGTCACCGTGCGTGTGCCCTGTGGCTGGCGCCCCTGTGGTCTGGCTCTGCTGTGGTTGCCCTGCCCCCAGGGCCTCCTCCGTGCGGCCTGGTGTTGACCGCACCAGGCCGGGACCGAGGCTCTGATGCCGGGGCCCCGTGATGGGGTGGGGGCCGGCGGGCGGTGGTCTGTGTCCCAGTAGGCCGGGAGGTTTTGCGAGAGACTGCTTGTCACTGCAGCCACCCGCTGGCAGTGAAGTgtgggggctggggagcctgcAGGTCCTCCCCCCACTGGCAGCAGAACTGGAAGTTGGACCCCTGGCCTTCTCCGCGGGCCCACCTCGTCCTCCTTGTTCCAGACCGTGGGGCTCCCCGTCCCGCCCGATGGGCGTGTGCTCAGGGGCTGGGCCCTCCCCACTGCTGGCATCCCAGGGCTGCTGTGTTCCACAGGCCTCCTGGGAACCCGTGGAGGTCCTGGATCGCACGCTTGGTGCCAGCCTTGCCCTGGTCAGCGGTGCGCCCAGCCCCGGGTGGCAGGAATTAGAGCCCAGTGTCAGGGTGGCTCCTTGGCTCTGCTGAACGAAGCGGCCGAAGGAAGCCTCCCCATCCTGTCCGAGCGTCCAGGGGCGGCCGTAACAGCTGACTGCACACTTGGCTTAAACCAGAGA includes these proteins:
- the LOC136120468 gene encoding collagen, type I, alpha 1b-like; its protein translation is MGLTSHRVPTEKEGRHPAGKSCRGQPSPTRSPPFTPACGLGPQSPGPIARLGEQGPQAGGAHLGKQPQDVNHPGRQEGEAAGTPGQAQSEEILGTSSNHCRTRAACAIPWGRGGPPAPAERPVRASPCGPEGKGPGGRATAHSCVQPFRKGAEAGPPRSAQALGSSCWPAASATAPSLLQARPGGRRRNARLLWDPRSRSGGRSKPSSAAKGRRTSHNSGRLSSSELRFGHREEGLLGNPTSPAPARAQDPVASPRAAEGDLATSLGGFQPPSIDPTRRGLGAEGGRELRLQASGTCRPPPGHRTAALWPPLHWALSNSPGILGRGKSWGLVGTEALVESGGLADWAERAKCAVSCYGRPWTLGQDGEASFGRFVQQSQGATLTLGSNSCHPGLGAPLTRARLAPSVRSRTSTGSQEACGTQQPWDASSGEGPAPEHTPIGRDGEPHGLEQGGRGGPAEKARGPTSSSAASGGRTCRLPSPHTSLPAGGCSDKQSLAKPPGLLGHRPPPAGPHPITGPRHQSLGPGLVRSTPGRTEEALGAGQPQQSQTTGAPATGHTHAPQRVWSETVAGAAHSQVALVPGVGGGDAAREPPQGHKGAAGPPLRRDAARGFQMGWFCKASGRVLLSATRRPPAGSLTLSPAPRTVAGPLEGLNLTELPPNAPARGPSRAEPRPQAVQATQSFADTLSGSAGGPCRAPSPPTPQGCDVRSARASDPGAATPTPAPGKCQAPAFRNVAWLPRQLRTWQRGRRDLFRFHLGTGCNGDGGQPRGRYLPAERGRSRGARPAGEGASGEGGAVACLEGAGA